The Virgibacillus phasianinus genome includes a window with the following:
- a CDS encoding sugar ABC transporter ATP-binding protein encodes MSSNLMLKAEGISKSFPGVKALSDVSFNLKGGEIHSLMGENGAGKSTLIKVLTGVHEKNAGTFYLKGKKIEPKSPQEAQKLGISTVYQEINLCGNLTVAENIFIGREPKKNGRIDWKEINKRAGKILSERLNISIDVSKLLSSYSTAIQQMVAIARAVDISSGVLILDEPTSSLDKNEVQKLFEVMRNLKNEGMAIIFVSHFLDQVYEITDRITVLRNGHLIGEYETKKLSKPDLVSKMIGKELGENTSQPKKNSKGLSDELFLDATGFGRRGTISPIDLSLRKGEVLGLAGLLGSGRTEVAKLIFGIENNDQGVLVIDNERIRAMNPRTAIEKGLSFCPEDRKVEGIVNDLTIRENIVLGLQTKKGLFKYIPMKEQKEISQKYIDLLRIKTPSMEQRIDNLSGGNQQKVILARWLATNPKLLILDEPTRGIDVGSKGEIRRLILDLANEGITILFISAELDELVACCDEVVVLRDRKKIGHLEKHEISVSNIMDMIAKGDGLIETNPV; translated from the coding sequence ATGAGTTCGAATTTGATGTTGAAAGCTGAAGGCATTTCAAAATCATTCCCTGGTGTTAAGGCATTGTCAGATGTAAGTTTTAATTTGAAAGGGGGGGAAATTCACTCTTTAATGGGAGAGAATGGTGCTGGCAAATCTACATTAATCAAGGTGTTAACAGGTGTTCATGAAAAGAACGCCGGTACCTTTTATTTAAAAGGCAAGAAAATTGAACCAAAATCACCACAGGAGGCACAAAAGTTAGGGATAAGTACTGTTTATCAAGAAATAAATTTATGTGGAAACCTTACTGTTGCAGAAAATATATTTATCGGAAGGGAACCCAAAAAAAACGGAAGAATTGACTGGAAAGAAATAAATAAACGTGCTGGGAAGATTCTCTCCGAACGATTAAATATTTCTATTGATGTAAGTAAGTTATTGTCATCCTATTCTACGGCTATCCAGCAAATGGTTGCTATAGCAAGGGCAGTTGATATCTCTAGTGGGGTCTTAATCCTCGATGAACCAACATCCAGTTTAGATAAAAATGAAGTTCAGAAATTATTTGAAGTAATGCGGAACTTAAAAAATGAAGGGATGGCCATTATTTTTGTTAGTCATTTTTTGGACCAAGTTTATGAAATAACTGACCGTATTACTGTCTTAAGAAATGGTCACCTAATCGGTGAATATGAAACAAAAAAGCTATCAAAACCAGATTTAGTATCGAAAATGATCGGAAAAGAATTGGGAGAAAATACTAGTCAGCCCAAGAAAAATTCAAAAGGTCTCAGTGATGAATTATTTCTAGACGCTACTGGCTTTGGCAGAAGAGGGACAATAAGTCCAATTGATTTAAGTTTACGTAAAGGAGAAGTATTAGGTCTAGCGGGACTATTGGGCTCTGGAAGGACAGAGGTTGCCAAGTTGATTTTTGGTATAGAAAATAACGATCAAGGTGTTCTTGTAATTGATAATGAAAGAATTAGGGCTATGAATCCAAGAACTGCAATAGAAAAAGGCTTAAGCTTCTGTCCGGAAGATCGAAAAGTAGAAGGCATTGTGAACGATTTGACCATTAGGGAAAACATTGTATTAGGTCTGCAAACAAAGAAAGGGTTATTTAAATACATCCCGATGAAAGAACAAAAAGAAATATCTCAAAAATATATTGATTTGCTCAGAATCAAAACACCAAGTATGGAACAAAGAATAGATAATTTGAGTGGCGGAAATCAGCAGAAGGTAATTCTAGCAAGGTGGTTAGCCACTAACCCTAAACTATTAATATTAGATGAACCAACAAGGGGAATTGATGTTGGTTCAAAGGGTGAAATTAGAAGGCTAATTTTGGATTTGGCAAATGAAGGAATAACCATTTTATTTATTTCTGCGGAATTAGATGAATTGGTAGCTTGCTGTGACGAAGTAGTTGTACTGCGTGATCGCAAAAAGATTGGGCATTTGGAAAAGCATGAAATCAGTGTATCTAACATTATGGATATGATCGCAAAAGGGGATGGTCTTATTGAAACAAATCCTGTATAA
- a CDS encoding substrate-binding domain-containing protein, whose product MTKKAIYGAIVTGCIGLAVFFVFNYLVKDSFAHTESEIDYVIGVSQPNLREPWQVLMNEEIKTEVEKHNNIRVIYTDAAQSTKKQIENIQTLRSYGIDLLIVSIDDSSALSPVISDVYQDIPVIVLGRGVEGYNYTLYIGSDNYLIGEMAAESAIDLLGYKHRKNIIEIQGLPSTAQARERSNGFRNTIFKESNNVISDAIVANWQRDKAEDGLKKLLKTRNKPDLIYAHNDAMALGAYRAINSMNLSDVIIIGSDGVNKSNGGLQLVKEKKINTTFITPTGGKESIRYALDILSQEVEIPKKVILRNYEVTKKNVSHYLKGESALTKSDSDQKVNLTLGFAQVGNESEFRSANTKSIIAAAEKEGIDLIFENAENNQEKQIAIIKGFIDKGVDVIAFSPIVEYGWEEVLQEAKDAGIPVILSDREIEVEDPSLWTSFIGSDFVEEGRRAARWLVNNMRTSKEKINIIELEGTKGSAPALGRKEGFNEILRDNPNLQVLESLSGDFTFKKGKEMMKNALLRYGKDVDAVYAHNDDMAIGAIEAIEEFGLKPGNDIKVISIDATKKALYALSSEKLNFSVECNPLLGPQLMKAAMDLKQGKNIPMKVITSEETFTQEEANKEIKRRSY is encoded by the coding sequence ATGACTAAAAAGGCTATTTACGGGGCTATAGTTACGGGATGCATAGGTTTAGCCGTTTTTTTTGTGTTTAACTACCTAGTAAAGGATAGCTTTGCACATACAGAATCAGAAATAGATTATGTCATTGGGGTATCACAGCCGAATTTAAGGGAACCGTGGCAAGTTTTGATGAATGAAGAGATAAAAACGGAAGTTGAAAAGCATAACAATATTAGGGTTATCTATACTGATGCCGCCCAAAGCACCAAGAAACAGATTGAAAACATTCAAACCCTAAGGTCATATGGGATTGATCTATTAATTGTATCAATTGATGATTCTTCGGCATTAAGTCCGGTTATCTCCGATGTCTACCAAGATATTCCTGTTATAGTTTTAGGAAGAGGAGTGGAAGGGTATAATTATACACTTTATATAGGTTCTGATAACTACCTGATTGGAGAGATGGCAGCGGAATCCGCAATCGATTTACTAGGTTATAAGCATCGTAAAAATATTATTGAAATACAAGGATTGCCTAGTACTGCTCAAGCAAGGGAAAGAAGTAATGGATTCAGAAATACAATATTTAAAGAATCGAATAATGTAATTTCCGATGCAATTGTCGCTAACTGGCAAAGGGATAAGGCTGAAGATGGGCTAAAGAAGTTATTAAAAACTCGTAATAAACCTGATTTGATATATGCACATAACGATGCCATGGCTTTAGGGGCATATAGAGCAATTAATTCTATGAATCTTTCAGATGTAATAATAATTGGCAGTGATGGCGTAAATAAATCAAATGGTGGTTTACAATTGGTGAAGGAGAAAAAAATCAATACAACATTTATAACACCTACTGGAGGAAAGGAATCTATAAGATATGCCCTTGACATATTGAGCCAAGAGGTTGAAATACCAAAAAAAGTTATTCTGAGAAATTACGAGGTAACAAAGAAAAATGTAAGTCATTACCTTAAGGGTGAAAGCGCATTAACGAAGTCGGATTCAGATCAAAAGGTAAATCTAACCCTAGGTTTTGCGCAGGTTGGTAATGAAAGTGAGTTTCGCTCTGCTAATACAAAGTCCATTATTGCTGCGGCTGAAAAAGAAGGGATAGATCTGATATTTGAAAATGCAGAGAATAATCAAGAAAAGCAGATTGCAATTATCAAAGGTTTTATTGATAAGGGAGTTGATGTAATAGCATTTTCCCCGATAGTGGAATATGGTTGGGAAGAAGTACTGCAAGAAGCAAAGGATGCTGGAATACCTGTAATTCTATCCGACCGGGAAATAGAAGTAGAAGACCCATCTTTGTGGACTTCCTTCATTGGATCTGATTTTGTGGAGGAAGGGAGAAGGGCAGCCAGATGGTTAGTAAATAATATGCGTACATCAAAAGAAAAGATTAATATAATTGAATTAGAAGGTACAAAAGGTTCTGCACCTGCGTTAGGCAGAAAAGAAGGATTTAATGAAATCTTACGCGATAATCCGAACCTCCAAGTATTGGAATCCCTATCAGGAGATTTTACGTTTAAAAAGGGAAAAGAAATGATGAAAAATGCATTATTACGTTATGGTAAAGACGTGGATGCCGTTTATGCGCATAATGATGATATGGCGATAGGTGCAATTGAAGCAATTGAGGAATTTGGTTTAAAGCCAGGGAATGACATTAAAGTTATTTCAATTGATGCAACAAAAAAGGCCTTGTATGCATTAAGTTCCGAGAAACTAAATTTTTCTGTGGAATGTAATCCATTGTTAGGTCCACAATTAATGAAGGCGGCCATGGATCTAAAGCAAGGAAAAAATATCCCAATGAAAGTGATTACCTCAGAAGAAACATTTACACAAGAGGAAGCAAATAAGGAAATAAAAAGAAGAAGTTATTAA
- a CDS encoding ABC transporter substrate-binding protein → MRSFIAQQVDLIALAPVVESGWEKVLTEAKDAEIPVILLDRGIDVEDESLYTSFIGSDFITEGENAAKELIKLMGEETKVNIVELQGTVGASSANDRMEGFANIINENPNYEIIKSQTGEFTRSKGKEVMEAFLKSDGENIDAVYAHNDDMALGAIQAIEEYGLKPGEDIKIVSVDGIKDIFEAVAAGKSNIIVECNPLLGPQLAQAAKDLQAGKEIERWIKADESVFVGKEEAEAALPSRKY, encoded by the coding sequence ATTAGAAGTTTTATTGCTCAACAAGTTGATTTAATTGCATTGGCACCAGTTGTAGAATCTGGTTGGGAAAAAGTGCTAACTGAAGCTAAGGATGCAGAAATCCCGGTAATCTTGTTAGACCGTGGTATTGATGTAGAGGATGAATCCTTATACACAAGCTTTATCGGCTCCGACTTCATAACGGAAGGTGAAAACGCTGCCAAGGAATTAATTAAATTAATGGGTGAAGAGACAAAAGTTAATATTGTAGAGTTACAAGGTACGGTAGGAGCAAGCTCTGCAAACGACCGTATGGAAGGCTTTGCAAATATAATAAATGAAAATCCAAACTATGAAATAATTAAATCGCAAACAGGTGAGTTCACACGTTCCAAAGGTAAAGAAGTTATGGAGGCATTTTTGAAATCAGATGGGGAAAACATTGATGCAGTATACGCTCATAATGATGACATGGCTCTAGGTGCTATCCAAGCTATTGAAGAATACGGGTTAAAACCTGGAGAAGATATTAAAATTGTATCTGTAGACGGTATAAAAGATATTTTTGAAGCTGTTGCTGCAGGAAAGTCAAATATTATTGTAGAGTGTAATCCGTTATTAGGACCACAGCTTGCTCAAGCTGCAAAAGATCTACAAGCCGGAAAAGAAATTGAACGATGGATTAAAGCGGATGAAAGTGTTTTTGTAGGAAAAGAAGAAGCTGAAGCTGCATTACCATCACGTAAATACTAG
- a CDS encoding sensor histidine kinase: MFKSTLEEETNRNTDQMIDQVWNNIEMLIQMNDNIMYYLSKEEAVKQFMKKNPSKKLKTAVNEEMEIYTDRHPEVAGILLVNKYGDFTSREIDRISRDPLTKESWYKKAVQSPETIQLISNSIGRNIKNTSNYQRNNVLTLVKAVVNPTTKEVQGVLLIDLKLDSIKEVIESVKIGKSGFIFIMDEDGNVVYSPVNPIVYRIHPDWLAAKESPPIEKEIEGSRYQFIYNTIPDIGWKIVGVFSIDETTEVVSDVMWFTFGIAVITLIIGSIVSVFFASTITKPVNKLKTLMRNVEDGRFDMRFNSKYNDEIGQLGNNYNRMIQEIERLIQLVYMEQKRKREAELKILQAQINPHFLYNTLDTIQWMAYEYKANKIVELVNALTTLFRIGLNKGNEIISVEDEVEHVESYLIIQMTRYESKLEYEINADKTVKEYKVLKLILQPLVENAIYHGIRNKRGKGKITILVTQKADMLILEVNDTGIGIQKDVLDRLNDTLKNKTDEQKKGFGLYNVSERIKLTYGSEYGLEVFSEYNEGTTVIAKLPIKKK; the protein is encoded by the coding sequence ATGTTCAAAAGTACGCTCGAGGAAGAAACCAATAGAAATACCGATCAAATGATTGATCAGGTATGGAATAATATAGAGATGCTAATACAAATGAACGACAATATTATGTATTATTTGTCAAAGGAAGAGGCAGTTAAGCAATTTATGAAGAAAAATCCTTCCAAAAAGTTGAAAACAGCTGTAAATGAAGAAATGGAAATTTATACAGACAGACATCCGGAAGTTGCCGGCATACTATTAGTTAACAAGTATGGCGATTTTACTAGTAGAGAGATCGATCGTATTTCCAGAGACCCGCTTACAAAGGAGTCATGGTATAAAAAAGCCGTCCAATCACCGGAAACAATTCAGTTAATAAGCAACTCTATTGGTAGAAACATCAAAAATACCTCTAATTATCAAAGAAACAATGTGCTAACACTCGTAAAAGCAGTAGTAAATCCAACAACCAAAGAGGTCCAAGGTGTACTATTAATTGATTTAAAATTGGACTCTATAAAAGAGGTTATTGAGTCTGTAAAGATTGGGAAAAGCGGATTTATATTTATCATGGATGAGGATGGAAATGTTGTATATTCACCAGTAAATCCAATTGTCTATAGAATTCACCCGGATTGGCTAGCGGCTAAGGAGTCGCCTCCCATTGAAAAAGAGATTGAAGGAAGCAGATACCAATTTATTTATAATACGATACCGGATATCGGCTGGAAGATAGTAGGGGTATTTTCAATAGATGAAACGACAGAGGTTGTTTCTGATGTTATGTGGTTCACATTTGGTATTGCAGTTATTACGCTGATAATTGGATCAATTGTTTCGGTGTTCTTCGCAAGTACTATAACGAAACCCGTGAATAAGCTGAAAACACTCATGAGAAATGTTGAAGATGGACGATTCGATATGCGTTTTAATTCAAAGTATAACGACGAGATTGGACAATTAGGTAATAACTACAACAGGATGATTCAGGAAATTGAAAGGCTTATTCAATTAGTTTATATGGAACAAAAAAGAAAAAGGGAAGCGGAACTTAAAATATTACAAGCTCAAATAAATCCTCATTTTTTGTATAATACGCTAGACACCATACAATGGATGGCTTATGAATACAAGGCAAACAAAATTGTGGAATTGGTAAATGCACTTACAACTTTATTTCGAATTGGGCTAAATAAAGGAAATGAAATTATTTCCGTAGAGGATGAAGTTGAACATGTTGAAAGTTACCTTATCATACAAATGACCCGTTATGAATCTAAACTAGAATATGAAATAAACGCTGATAAAACAGTAAAAGAATACAAAGTATTAAAGCTTATACTGCAGCCTTTAGTTGAAAATGCCATATACCATGGAATTCGAAACAAAAGGGGCAAAGGGAAGATTACTATTTTAGTGACTCAAAAGGCCGATATGCTGATATTAGAGGTGAATGATACTGGGATTGGGATTCAAAAAGATGTACTTGACCGCCTTAACGATACATTGAAAAACAAAACTGATGAACAAAAAAAAGGTTTCGGTTTGTATAACGTAAGTGAACGAATAAAACTTACATACGGGTCTGAATATGGATTAGAAGTTTTTAGTGAATATAATGAAGGTACAACCGTTATTGCAAAACTTCCTATCAAGAAAAAATAA
- the yjfF gene encoding galactofuranose ABC transporter, permease protein YjfF, translating to MKYFKFNMKENHIFILATMMLIILMYGYGSISFTGFASTQVFLNLFIDNAYLIIVATGMAFVIITGGIDLSVGAFVAFISMVSASLLQLGLNAYLVILISLLIGIAFGAFQGYLISQFDLHPWIVTLAGMFLARGASFLISTDSIVITNETYSSLSQFKLYLFGDSYISIGVIIAIIVVAVSLYMAKFTKFGRNVYAIGGNVGSAKLMGLPVKKTTIWVYIFSSFCSALGGIVFTLYMLSGYGLHLMGMEMDAIAACVIGGILLTGGFGYLIGPTLGVLSMGIIQTIIMFQGTLSSWWTKIAIGVLLLLFIVLQRLVVMRRGKRDAIQLEKQADTLEVEPKVASGEYK from the coding sequence ATGAAATACTTCAAATTTAACATGAAAGAGAACCATATTTTCATTTTAGCAACGATGATGCTAATTATACTGATGTATGGATATGGATCTATTTCCTTCACAGGATTTGCAAGTACACAGGTGTTCCTTAATTTATTTATCGATAATGCATATTTAATTATTGTAGCAACCGGTATGGCATTTGTCATTATTACTGGAGGTATTGATTTATCAGTTGGAGCATTTGTTGCGTTTATCAGTATGGTTTCAGCATCACTATTACAACTGGGTTTAAATGCTTATCTAGTTATTTTGATATCTTTACTTATCGGAATTGCATTTGGTGCATTCCAGGGCTATTTAATTAGCCAGTTTGATCTACATCCGTGGATTGTAACACTAGCAGGGATGTTCTTAGCAAGAGGCGCAAGTTTTCTTATTAGTACAGACAGTATTGTAATTACAAATGAAACTTATAGCAGTCTTTCCCAGTTCAAATTGTATTTGTTTGGGGACAGCTACATTTCAATAGGGGTAATAATTGCAATAATTGTTGTTGCTGTTTCCCTCTACATGGCGAAATTCACGAAGTTTGGAAGAAATGTATATGCTATCGGCGGAAATGTCGGATCGGCAAAATTAATGGGATTACCAGTTAAAAAGACGACAATTTGGGTCTATATCTTTTCGAGCTTTTGTTCAGCATTAGGCGGAATAGTATTTACATTATATATGCTTTCGGGTTATGGGCTGCATTTAATGGGGATGGAAATGGATGCTATTGCGGCCTGTGTTATTGGTGGCATTCTCTTAACTGGGGGATTTGGCTATCTAATCGGACCAACCCTAGGTGTATTGAGTATGGGAATTATCCAGACCATTATTATGTTTCAGGGCACTCTAAGCTCTTGGTGGACTAAAATTGCAATCGGAGTTCTTTTGCTCTTGTTCATCGTATTGCAACGACTTGTTGTCATGAGAAGAGGAAAAAGGGATGCTATTCAGTTGGAAAAACAGGCAGATACTTTGGAGGTTGAACCCAAGGTTGCTTCCGGTGAATATAAATAG
- a CDS encoding response regulator transcription factor produces the protein MWKLLIAEDETTIRKGLRHAVNWEEYAIHTIDEAEDGEIALEMAKEKKPDILFIDINMPFLNGVELMEQLRKHLPNSIFIVITGYDEFNYAQKALKVGAFDYLLKPVRKGDLENTVKKATEQLEKIGISGDRDILLEGNQQLLKEKFLQNWCLGLSSDNEVKKQCRLLNINLEGNIGISIFKVLPEIDVSGNETYWSDTLIIFSLKNIIGDIVSAYPSAELFEDHLGNITVLIPEIGIDQLIHINREIKEQAERFLGKVIVCAEKIIDDYLRLPKQYKFLAEEVNPERNLSPMVVLAKNYIDQHYFKHTISLQEVARNVQINSTYLSKQIKNELGVSFVQYLTKVRIRKALMLMQDPYLKIYEVAEMVGYSTQHYFSNAFKKMVGISPTLYREGAMSND, from the coding sequence ATGTGGAAATTATTAATTGCCGAAGATGAAACTACAATCAGAAAAGGGTTAAGACATGCTGTTAACTGGGAAGAATACGCAATTCATACAATCGATGAAGCAGAGGATGGAGAAATAGCCCTGGAAATGGCAAAGGAGAAAAAGCCGGATATATTATTTATCGATATCAATATGCCGTTTCTCAATGGCGTTGAATTGATGGAACAATTGCGTAAACATCTTCCGAACTCAATTTTTATTGTAATAACAGGCTATGATGAATTTAATTATGCACAAAAGGCATTAAAGGTTGGTGCGTTCGACTATTTATTAAAACCTGTTAGAAAAGGAGATCTGGAGAATACTGTTAAAAAGGCAACGGAACAATTAGAAAAAATCGGGATAAGTGGAGATAGGGATATTCTGTTAGAGGGCAATCAGCAGTTACTTAAAGAAAAATTCCTTCAAAATTGGTGTTTAGGCTTAAGTTCAGATAATGAAGTCAAAAAACAATGTCGGTTGCTAAATATTAATTTAGAGGGCAATATTGGTATAAGTATATTTAAAGTGTTACCAGAAATAGATGTCAGTGGAAATGAAACATACTGGAGCGATACCTTAATAATATTTTCATTGAAAAATATTATTGGAGATATTGTGAGCGCTTACCCATCTGCTGAACTATTCGAAGATCATTTGGGTAATATTACGGTTCTAATACCAGAGATTGGAATAGACCAGCTTATTCATATTAATAGAGAAATAAAAGAACAGGCTGAAAGGTTTCTGGGAAAAGTTATTGTTTGTGCTGAGAAGATAATAGATGACTATCTACGTTTACCAAAGCAATATAAATTTTTAGCAGAGGAGGTGAATCCTGAAAGAAATTTATCTCCAATGGTTGTACTAGCGAAAAATTATATTGATCAGCATTATTTTAAACATACTATTTCATTACAGGAAGTTGCTCGCAATGTCCAGATCAATTCTACTTATTTAAGTAAACAAATTAAGAATGAATTGGGTGTTTCCTTTGTGCAATATCTTACAAAAGTGAGAATAAGGAAGGCGCTTATGTTAATGCAGGATCCTTATTTGAAAATCTATGAAGTAGCAGAGATGGTTGGATATAGTACACAGCATTACTTTTCCAATGCGTTTAAGAAAATGGTAGGTATTTCACCAACACTTTACAGGGAAGGTGCAATGAGTAATGACTAA
- a CDS encoding ABC transporter permease — protein MKQILYKFTRTKIFWPILALAVLLILNLLLIPGFFSIEIKDGHLFGSLIDILNRVVPLLIISIGMTIVIAKEGIDISVGSVLAISGALAASIMESSSVWVALIAAIGIGIVCGLWNGMLVSVFDIQPMVATLILLIVGRGIAQLITGGQILTIDNKIYDYIGSGFLLGLPFPIFIGLAVFLILLYMKKRTALGLFIESIGNNMTASKFAGIQPKRIILIGYAICGVCAAIAGIIVSANVSSADANNAGLWIELDAILAVVIGGTSMRGGRYFLSGTVVGALFIQSLTTTIYSVGINPQIIMVVKAIAVIIVCLFQSEKFRLAFLQFGKKKVPLQ, from the coding sequence TTGAAACAAATCCTGTATAAATTCACTCGAACCAAAATATTTTGGCCAATCCTTGCCCTTGCTGTACTTCTAATCCTTAACCTTCTGCTAATTCCTGGTTTTTTTTCAATAGAAATCAAGGATGGTCACCTATTTGGAAGTCTAATTGATATTTTAAATCGCGTTGTTCCATTGTTGATTATTTCTATTGGCATGACCATTGTTATTGCAAAAGAAGGAATTGACATATCGGTTGGATCTGTATTAGCTATTTCAGGGGCATTGGCTGCTTCTATCATGGAAAGCTCTTCTGTTTGGGTGGCCTTGATTGCCGCAATAGGTATTGGTATTGTCTGTGGGCTATGGAACGGCATGTTGGTATCAGTATTTGATATACAGCCTATGGTTGCAACTCTTATTTTATTGATTGTTGGCAGGGGAATTGCTCAATTAATTACTGGTGGACAAATCCTAACAATTGACAATAAAATCTACGACTATATTGGTTCCGGATTTCTATTAGGTCTTCCTTTCCCGATATTTATAGGTTTAGCTGTTTTTCTCATTTTGCTATATATGAAGAAAAGAACAGCATTGGGGCTATTTATTGAATCCATCGGAAACAACATGACTGCAAGTAAATTTGCAGGAATTCAGCCTAAAAGAATTATCTTAATCGGATATGCAATCTGCGGTGTGTGTGCTGCAATCGCAGGAATTATTGTCAGTGCAAATGTGAGTAGTGCGGATGCCAATAATGCCGGTTTATGGATTGAATTGGATGCCATTTTGGCGGTTGTAATTGGTGGGACATCCATGCGTGGGGGAAGGTATTTTCTTAGTGGAACCGTTGTAGGAGCATTGTTTATTCAATCCTTAACGACGACTATCTATTCTGTTGGAATTAATCCACAGATAATAATGGTAGTTAAAGCTATAGCGGTTATTATCGTATGCCTTTTCCAGTCAGAGAAATTTAGGTTGGCGTTTTTGCAGTTTGGAAAAAAGAAGGTGCCATTACAATGA